GACTATCGATGAGTTCCGCGCCGTCCGGGAGTCTCCATCCTGAACACCGGGACGCCCGAGCCCCGGGAACGGTCAGGAGGACGCACCGATGACGCCGACCATCGACCACGGACCGGCCGCCCGGCGGCTCGCCGGGCTGCTCGCCGCGATCCCCGATTCCGCGCTGACCATGCCGACGCCGTGCGCGGGCATGAACCTCGCCGCGCTGCTCGACCACGTCCACGGGCTGTCGATCGCGTTCGCGCGGGCCGCCGCCAAGGACGTGCCCGAGGGCGGCTCGCCGCCGCCGAGCGCCGCCGCGGACGCGCTGGACCCGGCCTGGCGCGCCCGCGTCCCCGAACTGCTGGACGAGCTCGCCGCCGCGTGGCGCGTCCCGTCCGCGTGGGACGGGACGACGGAGGCCGGGGGCGTCGAACTGCCGGGGGAGGTCGCCGGACGGGTCGCGCTGAACGAGATCGTCGTGCACGGCTGGGACGTGGCGCGCGCCACCGGCCAGCCGTACGAGGCCGGGCCGGACGAGGTCGAGGCGTGCCTGGCGTTCGTGGGGGCGGCCGTCGAGGAGAGCGGCGGCGCGGGGGTCGAGGGGCTGTTCGGCCCGGCGTTCCCGGTGCCGGACGGCGCGGGGCCGCTCGACCGGCTGATCGCGCTGACCGGGCGCGACCCGTCGTGGACGCCCGCGCACGCGTCCCCGGTGCGGCGGACCCCGGCGCCCTGAACGCGGGCGCCGGGGTCCGGCGGGCGGTGCGTCAGACGCGTTCGAAGATCGCGGCGAGGCCCTGGCCGCCGCCGATGCACATCGTCTCCAGGCCGTAGCGGGCCTCCCGGCGGTCCATCTCGCGCGCGAGGGTCGCCAGGATGCGGGCGCCGGTCGCGCCGACGGGGTGGCCGAGCGAGATGCCGGACCCGTTGACGTTGACGCGGTCCCAGTCGCCGTCCTTCAGCCCCCACTCGCGGGCGACGGCGAGGACCTGCGCGGCGAACGCCTCGTTCAGCTCGATGAGGTCCATGTCGGCGAGGGTCAGCCCGGCGGCCGCGAGCGCCTTCGCGGTGGCCGGAACCGGCCCGATGCCCATCGTGCGCGGCGGCACGCCCGCGCGCCCCCAGGAGACGAGCCGGACGAGCGGGCGCAGCCCGAGCTCGGCGGCGCGTTCGGGGGTCGTCACGACGCACGCGGCCGCCGCGTCGTTCTGCCCGCTGGCGTTCCCGGCCGTGACGGTGGCCTCGGGGTCGTCCTTGCCGAGGACGGGACGCAGCCGGGCGAGCCCTTCCACGGACGTGTCGGGGCGCGGGTGCTCGTCGGTGTCGACGACCGTGTCGCCCTTGCGGCCCTTGATCCTGACGGGGACGATCTCGTCCGCGAACCGTCCGTCCCGCTGGGCGGCGACGGCCCGCGCGTGCGACCGCACGGACAGTTCGTCCTGTTCCTCCCGGCCGATCCCGTACTCGCGCCGCAGGTTCTCGGCGGTCTCGAGCATGCCGCCGGGCACCGGGTGGTGGACGCCGCCCGCGGTGACGCGGCCCTGGGCGAGCGCGTCGTGCAGGTCGATGGACGGGCCGCGCACGCCCCAGCGCGCCTTCGTCGTGTAGAAGGGCGCGTTGCTCATGCTCTCGGTGCCGCCCGCGATGATCACGTCGCTGACGCCGGTCTGGATCTGCATGGCGGCGTTCAGGACGGCCTGGAGGCCGGATCCGCAGCGGCGGTCGAGCTGGGTGCCGCCGACCTCGACGGGCAGCCCGGCGTCGAGCGCGGCGACGCGGCCGATCGCGGGGGCGTCGGCGTTCGGGTTGCACTGTCCGAGGATCACTTCGTCGATCGCGTCGCCGGGCACGCCGGTGCGCTCGACGAGCGCCCGGATGACGGTGGCGGCCAGTTCGGCCGGCGAGACCGGCTTGAGGACCCCGCCGAACCGGCCGATGGGGGTCCGCAGCGGCTCGCAGATGACCGCTTCGCGCATGTGCATGCTCCTCAACTCGTCAAGTGGCGGCGCACTTTGCAGGTTATGGGGTCGTTTCGACCAGGTGGCCGCCGGGCTTCCGGCCAGTGGAGGTTCGGACAAGAACCGCGCCGGGCCGCGAACGGGCCTCCCGTGGGCGGCTCCGGGTCATTACATTCCCGGTCGAACTCACCTTTTGGGGGACCCATGGCCGGGTTGCCGATGAAATTGCTCAAGATGGTCCTCGCCGCGCTGACGGCGGTGACCCCGGCGTCGCTTCCGGCGGTCGCGGTGGCCGGGGTGCTCGGCGCCGCCGCCGTCGCGTCCGCCGGTTGCACGGTCG
The nucleotide sequence above comes from Actinomadura algeriensis. Encoded proteins:
- a CDS encoding acetyl-CoA C-acetyltransferase translates to MREAVICEPLRTPIGRFGGVLKPVSPAELAATVIRALVERTGVPGDAIDEVILGQCNPNADAPAIGRVAALDAGLPVEVGGTQLDRRCGSGLQAVLNAAMQIQTGVSDVIIAGGTESMSNAPFYTTKARWGVRGPSIDLHDALAQGRVTAGGVHHPVPGGMLETAENLRREYGIGREEQDELSVRSHARAVAAQRDGRFADEIVPVRIKGRKGDTVVDTDEHPRPDTSVEGLARLRPVLGKDDPEATVTAGNASGQNDAAAACVVTTPERAAELGLRPLVRLVSWGRAGVPPRTMGIGPVPATAKALAAAGLTLADMDLIELNEAFAAQVLAVAREWGLKDGDWDRVNVNGSGISLGHPVGATGARILATLAREMDRREARYGLETMCIGGGQGLAAIFERV
- a CDS encoding TIGR03086 family metal-binding protein; this translates as MTPTIDHGPAARRLAGLLAAIPDSALTMPTPCAGMNLAALLDHVHGLSIAFARAAAKDVPEGGSPPPSAAADALDPAWRARVPELLDELAAAWRVPSAWDGTTEAGGVELPGEVAGRVALNEIVVHGWDVARATGQPYEAGPDEVEACLAFVGAAVEESGGAGVEGLFGPAFPVPDGAGPLDRLIALTGRDPSWTPAHASPVRRTPAP
- a CDS encoding DNA primase; this encodes MKLLKMVLAALTAVTPASLPAVAVAGVLGAAAVASAGCTVEADDDDDGDDDGEDDGGFDDD